One window of Paralichthys olivaceus isolate ysfri-2021 chromosome 20, ASM2471397v2, whole genome shotgun sequence genomic DNA carries:
- the LOC109631679 gene encoding homeodomain-interacting protein kinase 2-like isoform X1, with protein MSSREMSWKFEDSTKKANLLTPRGSLLDSRYSVEGFIGEGTFGQVVKCLDTKMDRKVAIKVTKGGFYLQEQSLTEIEILRQMQILDHDQCSIVQWHGSFVHNNWMCLSFELLDINLEDYLQEVAYMPLADIRQVLQQLATALVHLEALAIVHGDIKPGNIMVVNRCQQPLKVKLIDFGLACHVADIDQGSMAQSLWYRAPEVILGLSFSQSIDLWSLGMTVVELALGCPLFPGVDEYDILRHIVNTLGGPSIHQLDAGLKSTLFFNLHGTWRLKTPEEFFSMTGLYRKDTQCFHSLHDLELMMYEKGNAERKEMEQFINLFKELVQVNENERITPAELLKHPFLTVENHNDSRHVAVTHKEPTVPQQPSPKTTTLLPVEVVPPSPPEDLPSKLKETAVPVQSEVKVLTKTRKRFRQVRSFVRSIKNACVS; from the exons ATGTCTTCCAGGGAAATGTCTTGGAAGTTTGAGGATTCAACGAAAAAAG CCAACCTCCTGACCCCCAGAGGATCTCTGCTGGATTCCCGCTATAGTGTGGAGGGATTTATTGGCGAGGGAACGTTTGGCCAGGTTGTTAAGTGTCTGGACACTAAGATGGACAGGAAGGTGGCCATCAAGGTCACCAAGGGCGGCTTCTATTTGCAGGAGCAGTCTCTGACAGAG ATTGAAATTCTCCGACAGATGCAGATTCTGGATCACGACCAGTGCAGCATCGTTCAGTGGCACGGATCATTCGTCCACAACAACTGGATGTGTCTGAGTTTTGAGCTGCTGGACATTAATCTGGAAGACTACCTGCAGGAAGTAGCCTACATGCCCCTGGCTGACATCCGTCAAGTTCTACAGCAG ctgGCAACTGCACTGGTTCACCTGGAAGCCCTGGCTATTGTCCACGGAGACATAAAACCAGGGAACATCATGGTGGTGAATCGGTGTCAGCAACCACTAAAAGTCAAACTAATTGACTTTGGACTTGCTTGCCATGTGGCCGACATAGACCAAGGGTCAATGGCCCAGAGTCTGTGGTACAG GGCTCCAGAGGTAATTTTGGGCCTGTCCTTCAGTCAGTCTATAGACCTGTGGTCTCTAGGAATGACTGTGGTTGAGCTGGCTCTGGGTTGCCCCCTGTTTCCCGGGGTAGATGAGTACGACATC TTGAGACACATTGTAAACACACTGGGTGGACCAAGCATTCACCAGCTTGATGCTGGACTGAAGAGCACCCTGTTCTTCAATCTTCACGGCACATGGAGACTGAAg ACTCCAGAGGAGTTTTTCTCTATGACTGGGCTCTACCGTAAagacacacagtgttttcactCTCTGCATGACTTGGAGCTG ATGATGTATGAAAAGGGCAATgctgagaggaaggagatggaGCAGTTCATCAACCTTTTCAAAGAGCTGGTGCAGGTCAATGAAAATGAGCGGATCACACCTGCTGAACTGCTCAAACACCCCTTTCTGACTGTGGAGAATCACAATGACAGCAGACATGTGGCTGTTACCCATAAGGAGCCCACCGTACCTCAGCAGCCTTCCCCAAAAACCACAACACTCCTGCCCGTTGAGGTtgtccctccttctcctccagaaGATCTACCCTCTAAACTGAAGGAGACAGCAGTACCCGTCCAGTCTG aggtcaaagtttTGACCAAGACCAGAAAGAGATTTAGACAGGTCAGGTCATTCGTCAGGAGCATTAAAAATGCTTGCGTGTCCTAA
- the LOC109631679 gene encoding homeodomain-interacting protein kinase 2-like isoform X3, whose translation MDRKVAIKVTKGGFYLQEQSLTEIEILRQMQILDHDQCSIVQWHGSFVHNNWMCLSFELLDINLEDYLQEVAYMPLADIRQVLQQLATALVHLEALAIVHGDIKPGNIMVVNRCQQPLKVKLIDFGLACHVADIDQGSMAQSLWYRAPEVILGLSFSQSIDLWSLGMTVVELALGCPLFPGVDEYDILRHIVNTLGGPSIHQLDAGLKSTLFFNLHGTWRLKTPEEFFSMTGLYRKDTQCFHSLHDLELMMYEKGNAERKEMEQFINLFKELVQVNENERITPAELLKHPFLTVENHNDSRHVAVTHKEPTVPQQPSPKTTTLLPVEVVPPSPPEDLPSKLKETAVPVQSEVKVLTKTRKRFRQVRSFVRSIKNACVS comes from the exons ATGGACAGGAAGGTGGCCATCAAGGTCACCAAGGGCGGCTTCTATTTGCAGGAGCAGTCTCTGACAGAG ATTGAAATTCTCCGACAGATGCAGATTCTGGATCACGACCAGTGCAGCATCGTTCAGTGGCACGGATCATTCGTCCACAACAACTGGATGTGTCTGAGTTTTGAGCTGCTGGACATTAATCTGGAAGACTACCTGCAGGAAGTAGCCTACATGCCCCTGGCTGACATCCGTCAAGTTCTACAGCAG ctgGCAACTGCACTGGTTCACCTGGAAGCCCTGGCTATTGTCCACGGAGACATAAAACCAGGGAACATCATGGTGGTGAATCGGTGTCAGCAACCACTAAAAGTCAAACTAATTGACTTTGGACTTGCTTGCCATGTGGCCGACATAGACCAAGGGTCAATGGCCCAGAGTCTGTGGTACAG GGCTCCAGAGGTAATTTTGGGCCTGTCCTTCAGTCAGTCTATAGACCTGTGGTCTCTAGGAATGACTGTGGTTGAGCTGGCTCTGGGTTGCCCCCTGTTTCCCGGGGTAGATGAGTACGACATC TTGAGACACATTGTAAACACACTGGGTGGACCAAGCATTCACCAGCTTGATGCTGGACTGAAGAGCACCCTGTTCTTCAATCTTCACGGCACATGGAGACTGAAg ACTCCAGAGGAGTTTTTCTCTATGACTGGGCTCTACCGTAAagacacacagtgttttcactCTCTGCATGACTTGGAGCTG ATGATGTATGAAAAGGGCAATgctgagaggaaggagatggaGCAGTTCATCAACCTTTTCAAAGAGCTGGTGCAGGTCAATGAAAATGAGCGGATCACACCTGCTGAACTGCTCAAACACCCCTTTCTGACTGTGGAGAATCACAATGACAGCAGACATGTGGCTGTTACCCATAAGGAGCCCACCGTACCTCAGCAGCCTTCCCCAAAAACCACAACACTCCTGCCCGTTGAGGTtgtccctccttctcctccagaaGATCTACCCTCTAAACTGAAGGAGACAGCAGTACCCGTCCAGTCTG aggtcaaagtttTGACCAAGACCAGAAAGAGATTTAGACAGGTCAGGTCATTCGTCAGGAGCATTAAAAATGCTTGCGTGTCCTAA
- the LOC109631679 gene encoding homeodomain-interacting protein kinase 2-like isoform X2, which translates to MSWKFEDSTKKANLLTPRGSLLDSRYSVEGFIGEGTFGQVVKCLDTKMDRKVAIKVTKGGFYLQEQSLTEIEILRQMQILDHDQCSIVQWHGSFVHNNWMCLSFELLDINLEDYLQEVAYMPLADIRQVLQQLATALVHLEALAIVHGDIKPGNIMVVNRCQQPLKVKLIDFGLACHVADIDQGSMAQSLWYRAPEVILGLSFSQSIDLWSLGMTVVELALGCPLFPGVDEYDILRHIVNTLGGPSIHQLDAGLKSTLFFNLHGTWRLKTPEEFFSMTGLYRKDTQCFHSLHDLELMMYEKGNAERKEMEQFINLFKELVQVNENERITPAELLKHPFLTVENHNDSRHVAVTHKEPTVPQQPSPKTTTLLPVEVVPPSPPEDLPSKLKETAVPVQSEVKVLTKTRKRFRQVRSFVRSIKNACVS; encoded by the exons ATGTCTTGGAAGTTTGAGGATTCAACGAAAAAAG CCAACCTCCTGACCCCCAGAGGATCTCTGCTGGATTCCCGCTATAGTGTGGAGGGATTTATTGGCGAGGGAACGTTTGGCCAGGTTGTTAAGTGTCTGGACACTAAGATGGACAGGAAGGTGGCCATCAAGGTCACCAAGGGCGGCTTCTATTTGCAGGAGCAGTCTCTGACAGAG ATTGAAATTCTCCGACAGATGCAGATTCTGGATCACGACCAGTGCAGCATCGTTCAGTGGCACGGATCATTCGTCCACAACAACTGGATGTGTCTGAGTTTTGAGCTGCTGGACATTAATCTGGAAGACTACCTGCAGGAAGTAGCCTACATGCCCCTGGCTGACATCCGTCAAGTTCTACAGCAG ctgGCAACTGCACTGGTTCACCTGGAAGCCCTGGCTATTGTCCACGGAGACATAAAACCAGGGAACATCATGGTGGTGAATCGGTGTCAGCAACCACTAAAAGTCAAACTAATTGACTTTGGACTTGCTTGCCATGTGGCCGACATAGACCAAGGGTCAATGGCCCAGAGTCTGTGGTACAG GGCTCCAGAGGTAATTTTGGGCCTGTCCTTCAGTCAGTCTATAGACCTGTGGTCTCTAGGAATGACTGTGGTTGAGCTGGCTCTGGGTTGCCCCCTGTTTCCCGGGGTAGATGAGTACGACATC TTGAGACACATTGTAAACACACTGGGTGGACCAAGCATTCACCAGCTTGATGCTGGACTGAAGAGCACCCTGTTCTTCAATCTTCACGGCACATGGAGACTGAAg ACTCCAGAGGAGTTTTTCTCTATGACTGGGCTCTACCGTAAagacacacagtgttttcactCTCTGCATGACTTGGAGCTG ATGATGTATGAAAAGGGCAATgctgagaggaaggagatggaGCAGTTCATCAACCTTTTCAAAGAGCTGGTGCAGGTCAATGAAAATGAGCGGATCACACCTGCTGAACTGCTCAAACACCCCTTTCTGACTGTGGAGAATCACAATGACAGCAGACATGTGGCTGTTACCCATAAGGAGCCCACCGTACCTCAGCAGCCTTCCCCAAAAACCACAACACTCCTGCCCGTTGAGGTtgtccctccttctcctccagaaGATCTACCCTCTAAACTGAAGGAGACAGCAGTACCCGTCCAGTCTG aggtcaaagtttTGACCAAGACCAGAAAGAGATTTAGACAGGTCAGGTCATTCGTCAGGAGCATTAAAAATGCTTGCGTGTCCTAA
- the LOC109631644 gene encoding proline-rich protein 15-like, translating to MTERTPWWKAFLTKKKPTGPKDASASHTFGPDFDPFAQRPEKQKDASTGASKTYGDQSQQDSSKKSSLVSDDTYDDSHLESVFNEQTCRRNMKVSRSGRFKEKRKVRSSLPIQEKETQEHVAPGREDKR from the coding sequence ATGACAGAGAGAACCCCATGGTGGAAGGCATTCCTGACAAAGAAGAAGCCCACTGGCCCCAAGGATGCCAGTGCGTCCCACACCTTCGGCCCGGACTTTGACCCTTTTGCACAACGTCCGGAGAAGCAAAAAGATGCCTCCACAGGTGCCTCCAAGACCTACGGCGACCAGTCCCAGCAGGACTCGAGCAAGAAATCCAGCCTTGTCAGTGATGACACCTACGACGACTCCCACCTGGAATCCGTCTTCAACGAGCAGACGTGTCGCAGGAACATGAAGGTGTCGCGCTCGGGGCGATtcaaggagaagaggaaggtgCGCTCCAGCCTTCCCATacaagagaaagagacacaagaGCATGTGGCTCCAGGGAGAGAGGATAAACGGtga
- the oxnad1 gene encoding oxidoreductase NAD-binding domain-containing protein 1 gives MSIPGFLSSAARSLSLPCPTAGLLCCRLLVQPSSIRRRNMSSKRQMDHLERTASNSRQSPLYPAQVCGMINESETVKRLRIAVHPDFSFKAGQWVDFFIPGVEKVGGFSMCSSPCLLQREGVVELAVKYTKHPPAHWVHTTCEVGSQVAMRVGGDFFFDPSPSDPSVDLLLVAGGVGINPLYSILLHAADLQHLNHSSGSADYNIGSAHLCYSAKNTHELLFQSSIMEACREFPDKFSCDFHVTQQSTDVDPHLQPFINRGRITEEELRAHVDPQRTLCYLCGPPPMIEAISKTLMDLGLSKDRIIFEKWW, from the exons ATGAGCATCCCGGGGTTCTTGTCCTCCGCTGCCCGAAGCCTTAGCCTTCCGTGTCCCACCGCCGGTCTGCTCTGCTGCCGGCTGCTGGTCCAGCCCAGCTCCATCAGAAG AAGAAATATGTCCTCCAAAAGACAAATGGACCACCTGGAGAGGACAGCAAGCAACTCCAGACAAAGT CCTCTGTATCCTGCTCAAGTATGTGGAATGATAAATGAGTCAGAGACGGTGAAACGTTTGAGGATAGCTGTCCATCCAGACTTCAGCTTTAAAGCGGGACAGTG GGTGGATTTCTTCATCCCCGGTGTGGAGAAGGTGGGAGGTTTCTCCATGTGCTCCAGTCCGTGTTTGCTACAACGGGAAGGGGTCGTTGAACTGGCCGTAAAATACACCAAACACCCCCCGGCACACTGGGTCCACACTACg TGTGAAGTGGGCTCCCAGGTGGCCATGCGTGTTGGCGGGGACTTCTTCTTTGACCCGTCACCTTCTGATCCCTCTGTGGATTTGCTTCTGGTGGCTGGCGGCGTCGGGATCAACCCTCTGTACTCCATTCTGTTGCACGCTGCAGATCTGCAGCATCTCAACCACTCCTCCGGCAGCGCTGACTACAACATCGGCTCTGCTCACCTCTGCTACAGCGCCAAGAACACCCACGAGCTGCTCttccag AGCTCCATCATGGAGGCGTGTCGGGAGTTCCCTGACAAGTTCTCCTGTGACTTCCACGTCACGCAACAGAGCACAGATGTCGACCCACACCTCCAGCCATTCATCAACC GTGGGAGaatcacagaggaggagctgcGGGCTCATGTGGACCCACAGAGGACTTTGTGTTACCTGTGCGGGCCCCCGCCCATGATCGAAGCCATTTCGAAAACCCTCATGGACCTCGGCCTCTCGAAAGACAGGATCATCTTCGAGAAGTGGTGGTAG